Genomic DNA from Perca flavescens isolate YP-PL-M2 chromosome 14, PFLA_1.0, whole genome shotgun sequence:
ttacctatagacacaaagtagtccctattctttaaataggattcaaaccactgagccagaaagaccaacccagttttccaatcggtcaagcaatatgtcatggtctaccgtatcaaatgcagcactgagatcaactaatactaagactgaaattttaccactatctgtgtttaagtggatgtcattaaagactttaacaagagccttctcagtgctgtggtgtggtcgaaaacctgactggaaggcatcaaaactgttgtttagcgataagaaaaggttgagttgttgaaaaaacactttttctatgattttacttaaaaatgaaaggtttgatattggcctatagttgctcattagtgtcgtgtctagattgttcttttttaggagtggcttgatgactgtagttttcagggcctgtgggaagatacctgagagcagagatgtgtttacaatctgtagaagatcagaagccaaacaattcgaaacatttttgaaaacacctgttggtagaatatcaaggcaacaggaggaggttttcagatgttgtataatgtcctccaggtttttaaggttgatcgtatgaaattgtgtcatgttggaatttgttttgcgtgcacactgtgacaacacatatcctgtacttgatatggaagcactgactgtttgtctaattttctgaattttgtctgtgaagaaggaggcaaagtcattgcaagccttggtagacaacagttcagatgctattggtactggagggtttgttaatctatcaacagtagcaaacaaagcacgtgaattattattgtttctggcaataatgtcagagaaaaaggaccgccttgcattccttagttccatattataaatgcgaagtctctctttataagtgttataatggacctggagattagattttcgccaactgcgttcagcttttcgacactctcttttttctgttctcacaactataaaatttctccatggagatcttttcttaccagagacagctttgaccttagtgggagcaatagcatcaataacattcgtaattttacagttgaaattatctacaagctcagtgactgaggccccagtgagggtgggtgtagaggagaaaagctgaatgaatgattcactggtgttttcagtgataaatataattatgaacctggaaatgagcataatatgagaacTTTAATAGGTTTGTTATCCATGAGGGGTAGCTCACGCATATGACACAATACTGCTGACATATGTCAGCCTTTCATGAGTATTCCTTGAGAGGAGGACTTTGTACAAGGATGCCATTGATGTTTGAACACAGAAAGAGATGGtacttggctttttttttttacatggctTTTCAGGAAGGGACAAACGTACATGTATATAGAGCTGGGCAGcatggaaaaaaatcaaatatcacaatattctgtACCAAATATAACAATGTTGATTTTGCGgtaatattgtagggttgactattggtgctttcacaaaatattaactccaataatgtggatacaatgactaagtgggtaaaggcaaatcataaaacagctagtaagtctggtaagttcatcactttaatgtaatgcagcctttaaaaccaggaaaagacaacacttaatatactgatattacgatatccaggACGacatctagcctcatatatagATGCTGATATAATATTGATGTATTGCACTATATTGGTTATTTCATTATAACGTATTTGATTGTTCCACAGTTTAATGAGATATGCTTGaataacatgtcatttatttttgtggGGTAATGGGAAAATGGTTGTTTCAATTTTCAAAGGATAGACAAATAAGTAAATTACTTTATTAATGTTGCCATACTGTTATATTAACATAATATATGATTAGTGGATCACTAAGTCTGACCTCTACTTTCATTTCCTGTTGCAGTGAGTCCACATTAAATGATCTTTAAgtgaatgtatgtattttttattgtcTATTGTCAAAGTAATTATTGTAAAGTGCTGCACAATTTATTGGTACCAACCACTAGCAGTAGAAGTAGAATTGTTACTTTGTGTTtcctaaaacaaacaaaaaatgtaaatgcatgtTTTGGCAGTCCTCATCTCAAAGTAGCGTACTATTTTGACCACTGGGTGGTGCAAAAGCACCGAGGAAAAACGCAAGTAAACCCTTCTTGGTCACAGCAAAGTGAGGCCCATCATCCGCGCTCTATGGTGGGGATTGGGGTGGGGATTGAGGAAGCCAGAACTAGAGAAGTCATCATCTGTCCTGATTCTGCAGCTGCTCTGGAAACTTTAAGAGTAGGAAAATCTAAAGCTCGTCATGACACTGTGAATGGTATCTTGAGCGTGTCACGCTGCGGTGAGGGGGAATGAGCATTGCAAAGGAGAGCTTAAGAAGAGAAGTAGATGTTTATGTACCACTGTGGAGAGtggaacagaaagaaagaatttAAGAGGGCTCAGTAGAAGAATTGGCAGAGCGGGTGGGAAAAGGAAGTCAGGGGTAGATAGACACAACCTGAAGTCCGAGAAGTATGTTTCTGTACTTCTCTGTGCCGTAGCGACTCAGTTAAACTGTGTAGATTGAGGTTGGGGCACTGTGGGCTAAATTAGTCCTTGTTGTAGGAAAACATGTTTCTGGCTTGTGTGATGGGAGTCCCATGGCAGGAAGGCATGGTTTCCTAGAATGTAGGAAGTAGCTAGGGCAGTAAGACTAGAAGTATTCTGGAATGGCAGCACTTGAGGCATTTTCTGGTGAATCTTTGTTTGGACACAGTGAGAAACTACAGAGCCCCCGTAAGAAACATCAACTTATCTTCCAAGGCAGTTCTTTAGTTGCTGCCGCTGGCTGttcattttttacagtctatggttcctGCATGACACAAAACAGTATGTAAAAATGTAGTTCAAACTTTGACCGGTGCAGGTCAGTAATACGCTTAGCAGCGTTTACACTGCCGGGATTATAGAACAAGAAGAAGACATACGGAAATTGCGTATCTATATCCACTGCTGCACCAACGTGCTAACGGTAAAGGTGAGTTAAGCTCTATGAATTAAACCAATGTCATCatcatatattattattaaagagaTAAACACCACACAGACGTCTTTCTAGTAAACCTAACGTTAGCGGGTGCAGTTTTATCTATAGAGTGTCACAGCTCGGATTCTAACTAACGTTACTTATCAAGTCACTGTAAGACAGCTACACGCCATGCCAAACTCCATAtacattttgaacatgtaaTTTCCCTTTTTATGTACAAAGTAAACCATACGACTTCGGACATAACTGAATGCCCCTTCCAAATCGAGAGGAACCGCTTTTCATTTCGGCAAACAAGCAACCCGCGAACAAACGCAAATTATCCCagaattttaactttttaaatgttaaaccaTGTATCTAAATTCCCCTCCAAAGGAATTTAGCGCTAAGGTTGCAAGTTCCGTGAAGACTAACGTTATGTTATGcgcatagaaataaaatggattcaTTCATTCTATGGTTATGCTACTTGTTTCagctgtttacattttattttttttaagctgtgGTTACCTGTATTCGGATTTTAACTTTTGGAACGCCTTGCTCTGGTCTCGTTGAATCCGCCATTCGTTTtgtaagctagctagctctatgttgttgtttgtagCTAAGGACAGGTGAGGAGGGCATGAGAAGGGCAAATAATAGGCCTTTTGTGTTTGGTGTCTGCCTGACTTCCTCCGTGTGTGACAACACAGTTATGTGTATGTACAGTCAATTTCAGACATCTCTGGTATCAACACAATTAAAAGTAAACCCTGCTGAATTCTTTTCAGCTCTAATGAAGACTATTATCTCACTAGttttaaatggatttaaaatgtaaaaaaacaacaacaataaatgcCTTTTTATTAATTATGTTCTCTCCCCTAATGTTTGGAATCTGATGGAACAgaaagttgtttaagtgataTATGTTCTTTCATGTTGTAGTCTTCTTGAATGCAGTTATATGTTAGCATGGGTATATAAATTCACTTTTATGTGCAAATAGCTCTCACTTTTCCCTCTTTACTAGAACACTGTAACCAACCAGTAATTGTACTGTaagataaaacacacaaacagcttaATTATTCTCCCCCCTATGTAGCACCCGGGAGTGGAAGCGGTGTGCAGTCATGTGGCCTCTAGTTTGGACGGCGGTACGGACCTACGCCCCTTATGTGACCTTCCCTGTTGCCTTTGTGGTGGGGGCAGTGGGCTACCACCTGGAGTGGTTTATCAGGGGGACCCCTAAACCTCGAGAGGAGAAGAGCATCCTGGAACTGAGGGAGGACAGGAAGCTGCAGGAACAAGAGGGCATGGACAGCACCCAGGTGCTTAGCCTGAAAGAGAAACTGGAGTTCACACCTAGAGCAGCTCTGAACAGGAACAGACCGGAAAAGAGCTAACCCGTGTTGGTGTGAGAGACTTGCGTTTACCCTTTCTCAGCAGGAGGATAATTCATTGGAGGCAAAAGGGGGTGAACCAGAAGGCAAAAACACCCATTCTTCCCATTTACCTCAGCCATACAT
This window encodes:
- the smim12 gene encoding small integral membrane protein 12, producing MWPLVWTAVRTYAPYVTFPVAFVVGAVGYHLEWFIRGTPKPREEKSILELREDRKLQEQEGMDSTQVLSLKEKLEFTPRAALNRNRPEKS